One Coregonus clupeaformis isolate EN_2021a chromosome 33, ASM2061545v1, whole genome shotgun sequence DNA window includes the following coding sequences:
- the LOC121548679 gene encoding ectonucleoside triphosphate diphosphohydrolase 5, giving the protein MSLQAPLLPAVVLSLVLVVLALTGLSHAQPQPKASVLDFSASLGNLLPSLSRPANSSRIFYGVMFDAGSTGTRIHVYTFIQKDPEELPVLDNEMFHSIKPGLSAYADMPEMGGYTVRQLLKVAKKTVPRLDWKRTPLVLKATAGLRLLPPEKAQGLLEQVQDVFDESPFFVPDDSVSIMDGTNEGILAWVTVNFLTGHLYAETRKTVGILDLGGGSTQITFLPKCKKTIESSPADYIARLDMFNSTYELYTHSYLGNGLMAARLAALGALGAEGLEWRVFKSSCLPKKFREEWSFGGLTYTVSGIPDGYAGYKLCYQEVLKVVKGMVHHPYELKDTSVFYAFSYYFDRAVDAGLIDGTQGGMLEVRDFKKGAKEVCNKMSKYRPVSPFLCMDMTYITCLLKDGFGFKENTVLQLTKKVNNVETSWALGATFNHFQNLKIH; this is encoded by the exons ATGTCTCTCCAGGCTCCTCTCCTACCTGCAGTGGTCCTGTCTCTGGTTCTGGTTGTGTTGGCTCTGACAGGGCTGTCCCatgcccagccccagcccaaggcTTCTGTCCTGGATTTCTCAGCCAGCCTGGGTAACCTCCTCCCCAGCCTCAGCCGTCCAGCCAACTCCAGCCGGATCTTCTACGGGGTAATGTTTGACGCTGGCAGCACTGGGACACGCATCCACGTCTATACCTTCATACAGAAAGACCCTG AGGAGTTACCAGTGTTGGATAATGAGATGTTCCATTCCATCAAGCCTGGTCTGTCAGCATACGCAGACATGCCTGAAATG GGTGGGTACACAGTGAGGCAGCTTCTGAAGGTGGCTAAGAAGACCGTCCCTCGGCTGGATTGGAAGAGAACCCCACTGGTCCTGAAAGCTACAGCAGGGCTCAGGCTGCTGCCCCCAGAGAAAGCCCAGGGTCTACTGGAACAG GTGCAGGACGTGTTTGATGAATCTCCCTTCTTCGTCCCAGATGACAGCGTCAGCATAATGGATGGTACAAATGAAG GAATTTTGGCGTGGGTTACTGTGAACTTTTTGACAG GTCACCTGTATGCTGAGACCAGGAAGACAGTGGGGATTCTGGATCTGGGGGGAGGATCAACTCAAATCACTTTTCTACCCAAATGCAAG AAAACCATTGAAAGTTCTCCTGCTGACTACATTGCCAGACTTGACATGTTCAACTCTACATATGAACTGTACACTCACAG CTACCTGGGTAATGGACTGATGGCAGCCAGACTGGCAGCCCTAGGAGCACTGGGGGCAGAAG GGTTGGAGTGGAGAGTGTTCAAAAGCTCCTGTCTGCCCAAGAAGTTCAGAGAGGAGTGGAGCTTTGGAGGACTCACCTACACAGTCAGCGGGATACCTGATG GTTATGCGGGATACAAGCTGTGTTACCAGGAGGTGTTGAAGGTGGTAAAGGGAATGGTTCACCATCCCTATGAGTTGAAAGACACCAGTGTGTTCTATGCTTTCTCGTACTACTTTGACCGAGCCGTGGATGCAGGCCTTattg ACGGGACCCAAGGAGGAATGCTGGAGGTCAGGGACTTCAAGAAGGGAGCTAAAGAGG TGTGTAACAAGATGTCTAAGTACCGTCCCGTCAGCCCCTTCCTGTGTATGGACATGACCTACATCACCTGTCTGCTCAAAGATGGCTTCGGCTTCAAGGAGAACACTGTACTGCAG CTGACTAAGAAGGTGAACAACGTGGAGACAAGCTGGGCTTTAGGTGCCACGTTCAACCACTTCCAGAACCTAAAGATCCACTGA